The following coding sequences are from one Nicotiana tabacum cultivar K326 chromosome 1, ASM71507v2, whole genome shotgun sequence window:
- the LOC107772434 gene encoding protein TIC236, chloroplastic-like, with protein sequence MPSGQERGNLFHRAMTGHLGSVISSMGRWRMRLEVPRAEIAEMLPLARLLSRSSDPAVQSRSKDLFIQSLHSIGLYTESLQKLLEEIRGHSTLSDEVILEEFNLPGLAELKGHWSGSLDASGGGNGDTMAEFDFHGEEWEWGAYKTQRVLAAGAYSNDDGLRLERIFIQKDNATIHADGTLFGAKTNLHFAVLNFPVSLVPTLVQVIESTATEAVHSLRQFLSPIRGILHMEGDLRGNLAKPECDVQVRLLDGAIGGIELGRAEIVASLTPTSRFLFNAKFEPIIQNGHVHVQGSVPVTFVQNNVLEEDNSERDKSEALWVRSWGAEKSKAPVDEASDKRSSRERNEEGWDTQLAENLKGLNWNLLDAGEVRIDADIKDSGMMLLTALSPYANWLHGNAEVVLQVRGTVEQPVLDGSASFHRATVSSPVFRKPLTNFGGSVLVNSNRLSISSLEGRVSRKGKLSVKGNLPLRTVEASDGDKIDLKCEVLEVRAKNILSGQVDTQLQISGSILQPNISGKMKLSHGEAYLPHDKGSGTAPFNRETSDQSRLPAGGYNRIVASKYVSRFLSLKPAASSIQFNQSSGKDAEDIKESVQVESKPKLDIRLSDLKLVLGPELRIVYPLILNFAVSGELELNGVAHPKWIKPKGVLMFENGDVNLVATQVRLKRDHLNIAKFEPDNGLDPTLDLALVGSEWQFRIQSRASKWQDNLVVTSTRSVEQDVLSPTEAARVFESQLAESILEGDGQLAFKKLATATLETLMPRIEGKGEFGQARWRLVYAPQIPNLLSVDPSVDPLKSLASNISFGTEVEVQLGKRLQASVVRQMKDSEMAMQWTLIYQLTSRLQVLLQSTPSKRLLFEYSTTSQD encoded by the exons ATGCCATCTGGCCAGGAGAGAGGTAATTTGTTTCACCGAGCAATGACTGGACATCTGGGTAGCGTTATATCCTCCATGGGTAGATGGAGAATGAGGCTTGAGGTTCCAAGAGCTGAGATTGCTGAGATGCTTCCGCTTGCAAGGCTTCTCTCTAGAAGTTCTGACCCTGCTGTTCAATCAAGGTCAAAG GACCTCTTCATCCAAAGTTTGCATTCAATCGGATTGTATACTGAAAGCCTCCAGAAGTTGCTCGAG GAAATCCGGGGTCATTCTACTCTCTCAGATGAAGTTATCCTTGAAGAATTCAATCTTCCTGGTTTAGCTGAACTTAAGGGTCACTGGAGCGGCTCTTTAGACGCAAGTGGTGGAGGAAACGGAGACACAATG GCCGAGTTCGACTTTCATGGGGAGGAATGGGAATGGGGTGCTTATAAGACTCAGCGTGTTCTGGCAGCTGGTGCATACAGCAATGATGATGGTTTGCGTCTTGAGAGAATCTTTATTCAAAAGGATAATGCCACGATACATGCAGATGGAACTCTCTTTGGAGCAAAGACTAACCTACATTTTGCTGTTCTAAACTTTCCTGTTAGTTTAGTTCCTACATTGGTTCAGGTTATTGAATCAACTGCCACTGAAGCTGTTCATTCTTTGCGGCAATTTCTGTCTCCAATAAGAGGCATATTGCATATGGAAGGTGATCTTAGAGGAAATCTTGCTAAACCAGAATGTGATGTACAAGTAAGGCTTCTAGATGGTGCCATTGGGGGTATTGAGCTTGGTCGAGCTGAAATTGTTGCTTCACTAACCCCAACCAGCCGTTTCCTGTTCAATGCAAAATTTGAACCAATCATCCAAAATGGTCATGTACACGTTCAAGGAAGTGTTCCTGTGACCTTTGTCCAAAATAATGTTCTGGAGGAAGATAATTCAGAAAGGGACAAAAGTGAAGCATTGTGGGTTCGGAGTTGGGGTGCGGAGAAGAGCAAAGCGCCTGTTGATGAAGCTAGTGATAAAAGAAGCTCCAGAGAGAGAAATGAGGAGGGTTGGGACACTCAGCTAGCTGAAAACCTTAAGGGGTTGAACTGGAACCTACTTGATGCCGGGGAAGTCAGGATTGATGCTGATATTAAAGACTCTGGCATGATGTTGTTGACGGCTTTGTCTCCATATGCAAACTGGCTCCATGGAAATGCTGAAGTTGTGCTTCAG GTTAGAGGTACCGTTGAACAACCAGTACTCGATGGATCTGCATCTTTCCATAGGGCGACCGTATCTTCACCTGTATTTCGTAAACCTCTGACCAACTTTGGTGGCTCAGTTCTAGTGAACTCAAACAGACTAAGTATTAGTTCATTGGAAGGTAGGGTAAGCAGAAAAGGAAAACTTTCCGTGAAGGGAAATTTGCCACTCAGAACAGTTGAGGCATCTGATGGTGATAAAATTGATTTGAAATGTGAAGTTCTGGAAGTACGAGCTAAGAATATCTTGAG CGGGCAAGTTGATACTCAATTGCAAATAAGTGGGTCCATATTGCAACCAAACATTTCCGGGAAGATGAAGCTGAGTCATGGTGAAGCATACCTGCCACACGACAAGGGTAGTGGAACAGCTCCTTTCAATAGAGAGACATCCGATCAATCAAGACTTCCAGCTGGAGGTTACAATCGTATAGTTGCATCAAAGTATGTTTCGCGCTTCCTCAGTTTAAAGCCTGCTGCTTCAAGCATTCAGTTCAATCAATCATCAG GTAAAGATGCTGAAGATATTAAGGAAAGCGTCCAAGTAGAGAGCAAACCTAAGCTGGATATCCGCCTCAGTGACCTGAAACTTGTTCTGGGACCAGAACTGAGGATAGTTTATCCTCTAATTCTCAATTTTGCTGTTAGTGGAGAACTTGAGTTAAATGGTGTTGCTCATCCCAAGTGGATAAAGCCTAAAGGCGTATTAATGTTTGAGAATGGAGATGTCAATCTTGTTGCAACACAG GTGAGACTGAAGCGAGATCATTTAAACATAGCCAAATTTGAGCCTGATAATGGACTTGACCCAACGCTAGACTTGGCTTTGGTTGGATCAGAGTGGCAATTCAGGATACAAAGTCGTGCTAGCAAATGGCAGGATAATTTAGTGGTCACATCAACGCGTTCTGTGGAGCAAGATGTCTTGTCACCTACTGAG GCTGCTAGAGTTTTCGAGAGTCAATTAGCTGAATCCATTTTAGAAGGTGATGGCCAGCTTGCTTTTAAGAAGCTTGCCACTGCAACACTTGAAACATTGATGCCAAGAATAGAGGGGAAAGGAGAGTTTGGACAGGCCAGATGGAGGCTAGTTTATGCACCACAGATCCCCAACTTGCTTTCTGTTGATCCCAGTGTTGATCCTCTGAAGTCTCTGGCCAGCAATATTTCATTTGGTACAGAGGTTGAAGTTCAACTAGGGAAGCGCCTCCAG GCCTCTGTAGTAAGGCAGATGAAGGACTCTGAGATGGCAATGCAATGGACTTTGATATATCAGCTCACAAGCCGGCTCCAGGTGCTTTTACAGTCTACTCCATCCAAACGTCTTCTATTCGAATATTCAACAACATCACAAGACTAG